In a single window of the Bradyrhizobium sp. ORS 285 genome:
- a CDS encoding acetate--CoA ligase family protein produces MSDAIPNAKATIRDVLDRVKADKRTALTAPEGKIVCDAYGIPVPKEGLAKSAAEAAKLAGDMGFPVVMKIVSPDILHKTEAGGVIVGVKTADDAQKAYETILANAKKYKADAKIEGIQVQQMLTGGTEVIVGSITDGSFGKLVAFGLGGVLVEVLKDVTFRLAPATKEDALSMLDGIQAHEMLKGVRGGDAVSREALSDVIVKVSKLVSDFPEIVELDLNPVFATKNGAIAADVRIVVDFDYKPRPAPRSNEEIVTAMNRIMKPQAVAVIGASAEDGKIGNSVMKNLINGGYKGQIYPIHPKASEILGYKAYKSVKDVPGVIDTAVFAIPAKFVAGALTECGEKQIPGAVLIPSGFAEANEPELQAEIVEIGKKYNVRLMGPNIYGFYYTPANLCATFCTAYDVKGHAALSSQSGGIGMAIIGFSRSAKMGVSAIVGLGNKSDIDEDDLLAFFEQDPNTNLIAQHCEDLKDGRAFAEAAKRVSKKKPVIVLKAGRTSAGAKAASSHTGALAGNDKIYEDVLKQSGVIRARSLRQLLEFARGVPVLPTPKGENVLIITGAGGSGVLLSDAVVDNGLSLMTMPPDLDAAFRKFIPPFGAAGNPVDITGGEPPITYVNTVKLGLSDERIHALILGYWHTIVTPPMVFARNMVEVKKEMEAKGFVKPMVASLAGDVEVEEAAEYLYQNGIPAYAYSTELPVEVLGAKYKWARGAGLL; encoded by the coding sequence ATGTCTGACGCCATCCCGAACGCCAAGGCCACGATCCGAGACGTGCTCGATCGTGTGAAGGCGGACAAACGCACCGCCCTGACCGCGCCCGAAGGCAAGATCGTCTGCGACGCCTACGGGATTCCGGTGCCGAAAGAGGGATTGGCGAAGTCGGCGGCCGAGGCGGCGAAGCTCGCCGGCGACATGGGTTTTCCCGTTGTCATGAAGATCGTCTCGCCGGACATTCTGCACAAGACGGAAGCGGGCGGCGTCATCGTCGGCGTGAAGACTGCTGACGACGCGCAGAAGGCGTACGAGACGATTCTCGCGAATGCGAAGAAGTACAAGGCCGACGCCAAGATCGAGGGCATCCAGGTGCAGCAGATGCTGACCGGCGGTACCGAGGTGATCGTCGGCTCCATCACCGACGGCTCGTTCGGCAAGCTGGTGGCCTTCGGCCTCGGCGGCGTTCTGGTCGAGGTGCTGAAGGACGTGACCTTCCGTCTCGCCCCCGCCACCAAGGAAGATGCCCTGTCGATGCTGGACGGCATCCAGGCCCATGAAATGTTGAAGGGCGTGCGCGGCGGCGATGCCGTCAGCCGCGAGGCGCTGTCGGACGTCATCGTCAAGGTCTCGAAGCTGGTCAGCGATTTCCCTGAAATCGTCGAGCTCGACCTGAACCCGGTGTTCGCCACCAAGAACGGCGCGATCGCAGCGGACGTCCGCATCGTCGTCGATTTCGACTACAAGCCCCGTCCGGCGCCGCGCTCGAACGAGGAAATCGTCACCGCGATGAACCGCATCATGAAGCCCCAGGCGGTCGCCGTGATCGGCGCCTCCGCCGAGGACGGCAAGATCGGCAACTCCGTGATGAAGAACCTGATCAATGGCGGCTACAAGGGCCAGATCTACCCGATCCACCCCAAGGCCTCCGAGATCCTCGGCTACAAGGCCTATAAGAGCGTCAAGGATGTCCCCGGCGTGATCGACACCGCGGTGTTCGCGATCCCCGCCAAGTTCGTCGCCGGCGCGCTGACCGAATGCGGCGAGAAGCAGATCCCCGGCGCGGTGCTGATCCCCTCGGGCTTCGCCGAAGCCAACGAGCCGGAGCTGCAGGCCGAGATCGTCGAGATCGGCAAGAAGTACAATGTCCGCCTGATGGGGCCGAACATCTACGGCTTCTACTACACGCCGGCCAATCTCTGCGCGACCTTCTGCACCGCCTATGACGTCAAGGGCCACGCGGCGCTGTCGTCGCAGTCGGGCGGCATCGGCATGGCGATCATCGGCTTCTCGCGCTCGGCCAAGATGGGCGTGTCGGCGATCGTCGGCCTCGGCAACAAGTCCGACATCGACGAGGACGATCTGCTCGCCTTCTTCGAGCAGGACCCCAACACCAACCTGATCGCGCAGCACTGCGAAGACCTCAAGGACGGCCGCGCCTTCGCCGAAGCCGCCAAGCGCGTCTCCAAGAAGAAGCCGGTCATCGTGCTCAAGGCTGGCCGCACCTCGGCCGGCGCGAAGGCCGCCTCGTCGCACACCGGTGCGCTCGCCGGCAACGACAAGATCTATGAGGACGTGCTGAAGCAGTCGGGCGTCATCCGCGCCCGCTCGCTGCGCCAGCTGCTCGAATTCGCCCGCGGCGTGCCGGTGCTGCCGACGCCGAAGGGCGAGAACGTCCTCATCATCACCGGCGCCGGCGGTTCGGGCGTGCTGTTGTCCGACGCCGTCGTCGACAACGGCCTGTCGCTGATGACGATGCCGCCGGATCTCGATGCCGCCTTCCGCAAGTTCATCCCGCCGTTCGGTGCCGCCGGCAACCCGGTCGACATCACCGGTGGCGAGCCGCCGATCACCTATGTGAACACGGTCAAGCTCGGCCTGTCGGACGAGCGCATCCACGCGCTGATCCTCGGCTACTGGCACACGATCGTCACCCCGCCGATGGTGTTCGCGCGCAACATGGTCGAGGTGAAGAAGGAGATGGAGGCCAAGGGTTTTGTGAAGCCCATGGTCGCCTCGCTCGCCGGCGACGTCGAGGTCGAGGAAGCCGCCGAATATCTCTACCAGAACGGCATCCCGGCCTACGCCTATTCGACCGAGCTGCCGGTCGAGGTGCTCGGCGCGAAGTACAAGTGGGCGCGCGGCGCGGGCCTGCTCTGA
- a CDS encoding adenine deaminase, which translates to MTKPTRFSVAPLHTMTRQLAHVASGRAAPDLVITGARVLSTYSERIHPNRELWITGGRVAAVKPAGAHKALPSGFAIYDAADGIIAPGLVDPHIHIESSMVTACAYAEAALLNGTTTIFCDSHEIGNVMDVAGVEAMLEDARQAPLSIFLTVPSTVPATSAALETAGGDLTPDKIAGLFDRWPEAMALGEKMDFVPVCMGDERSHAILAAALQRGRPVSGHVYGREFVAAYAASGVTDTHEAIDRDIADDLLDAGVWIFLRGGPPTTPWHSLPQAIRTITELGASHKRTAVCTDDRDADDLMLFGLDWVVREAVKAGMSPEQAWSMGSLHGATRFAMDGEIGGLGGGRRADLVLLDDGLKPQSTWYGGELVVEKGKITAQLDQALSQRYQYPKAAYATVKLPAKMTLTPELPTKACTVNAIKTALPGITLIHEKVAIEPANDWETLFARHGLCFVAVIERHGKSAGNVAHGLLKDFGLKRGAVASSVGHDSHNIIVAGTNEADMQVAVAAIGAQQGGVCVVADGQVRAMVPLPIAGLLSDKRITEVADEVKLLKQEWAEAGCTIPYMGFNLIPLSVIPEIRITDKGLVLVPQMELAPLFE; encoded by the coding sequence ATGACCAAACCCACCCGCTTCTCGGTCGCCCCTCTGCACACGATGACGCGGCAGTTGGCCCATGTCGCCTCGGGCCGCGCCGCGCCCGATCTCGTCATCACCGGCGCGCGCGTGCTCTCGACCTACTCGGAACGCATTCACCCGAACCGCGAGCTCTGGATCACCGGCGGGCGCGTCGCTGCCGTGAAGCCGGCCGGGGCGCACAAGGCGCTTCCCTCAGGCTTTGCGATCTACGACGCCGCCGACGGCATCATCGCTCCCGGCCTCGTCGATCCGCACATCCACATCGAATCCTCGATGGTGACGGCCTGTGCCTATGCGGAGGCGGCGCTGCTCAACGGCACCACGACGATCTTCTGCGACAGCCACGAGATTGGCAACGTCATGGACGTCGCGGGCGTCGAGGCCATGCTCGAGGACGCGCGCCAGGCGCCGCTGTCGATCTTTCTCACCGTGCCCTCGACGGTGCCGGCGACGTCGGCGGCGCTGGAGACCGCCGGCGGCGACCTCACGCCGGACAAGATCGCCGGCCTGTTCGACCGCTGGCCGGAGGCGATGGCGCTCGGCGAGAAGATGGATTTCGTCCCGGTCTGCATGGGCGACGAGCGCAGCCATGCGATCCTTGCCGCCGCCCTGCAGCGCGGGCGGCCGGTGTCCGGCCATGTCTATGGCCGCGAGTTCGTCGCGGCGTATGCCGCGAGCGGCGTGACCGATACGCATGAGGCGATCGATCGCGACATCGCCGACGACCTGCTCGATGCCGGCGTCTGGATCTTCCTGCGCGGCGGGCCGCCCACGACGCCGTGGCACAGCCTGCCGCAGGCGATCCGCACCATCACCGAGCTCGGCGCCTCGCACAAGCGCACCGCCGTCTGCACCGACGACCGCGACGCCGACGACCTCATGCTGTTCGGCCTGGACTGGGTGGTGCGCGAAGCCGTGAAGGCCGGAATGTCACCGGAGCAGGCGTGGTCGATGGGCTCGCTGCACGGCGCGACGCGCTTTGCGATGGACGGCGAGATCGGCGGTCTCGGCGGCGGCCGCCGCGCCGACCTGGTGCTGCTCGATGATGGCCTCAAGCCGCAATCGACCTGGTATGGCGGCGAACTCGTCGTCGAGAAGGGCAAGATCACCGCGCAGCTCGATCAGGCGCTGTCGCAACGTTATCAGTACCCGAAAGCGGCCTACGCCACGGTGAAGCTGCCGGCCAAGATGACGCTCACGCCGGAGCTGCCGACCAAGGCCTGCACGGTCAACGCGATCAAGACCGCGCTGCCGGGCATCACGCTGATCCATGAGAAGGTCGCGATCGAGCCGGCCAATGATTGGGAGACGCTGTTCGCGCGCCACGGCCTTTGCTTCGTCGCCGTGATCGAGCGTCACGGCAAGTCGGCCGGCAATGTCGCGCACGGGCTGTTGAAGGATTTCGGCCTGAAGCGCGGCGCCGTCGCCTCCAGCGTCGGCCATGACAGCCACAACATCATCGTCGCCGGCACTAACGAAGCCGACATGCAGGTCGCGGTGGCCGCGATCGGCGCGCAGCAGGGCGGTGTCTGCGTCGTTGCCGACGGCCAAGTGCGTGCGATGGTTCCGCTACCGATTGCGGGACTCCTGTCGGACAAGCGCATCACCGAAGTCGCTGATGAGGTGAAGCTGCTGAAACAGGAATGGGCCGAAGCCGGCTGCACCATTCCCTACATGGGCTTCAATTTGATTCCTCTATCGGTCATTCCGGAAATTCGTATCACCGACAAGGGCCTCGTGCTGGTGCCGCAGATGGAGCTCGCGCCGCTGTTCGAATAG
- a CDS encoding thiamine pyrophosphate-dependent enzyme, with amino-acid sequence MSAAIPNTKVMNRHDLTCRLVAKLTREEAVIGGIGNTNFDLWASGPRPQNFYMLGSMGLACPIALGVALAQPQRRVFALEGDGSLLMQLGCLTTIATLAPDNLAIIVMDNGMYQITGGQPTPAQRADIVAIAAGCGIASSHWAADEADFERLVDVARDASGPMLIAAKIDDRPGVGATRRDPAQIRERFMQGLGVRLPI; translated from the coding sequence ATGAGTGCGGCCATTCCCAACACCAAGGTCATGAACCGTCATGATCTCACCTGCCGGCTGGTCGCCAAGCTGACGCGCGAGGAGGCCGTGATCGGCGGCATCGGCAACACCAATTTCGACCTCTGGGCTTCGGGCCCGCGGCCGCAGAATTTCTACATGCTCGGCAGCATGGGGCTGGCCTGCCCGATCGCGCTCGGCGTTGCGCTGGCGCAGCCGCAACGCCGCGTGTTCGCGCTCGAAGGCGACGGCTCGCTGCTGATGCAGCTGGGCTGCCTGACCACGATTGCGACGCTGGCGCCCGACAATCTGGCCATCATCGTCATGGACAATGGCATGTACCAGATCACCGGCGGCCAGCCGACGCCAGCCCAGCGGGCCGACATCGTGGCCATTGCCGCAGGCTGCGGCATCGCGTCCAGCCATTGGGCCGCCGACGAAGCGGATTTCGAACGGCTGGTCGATGTCGCACGCGACGCGTCCGGCCCGATGTTGATCGCGGCGAAAATCGACGACCGGCCCGGTGTCGGCGCAACGCGCCGCGATCCAGCGCAGATCCGCGAACGTTTCATGCAGGGTCTCGGCGTCCGGCTGCCGATCTGA
- the gcl gene encoding glyoxylate carboligase produces MAKMRAIDAAVRILEKEGVACAFGVPGAAINPLYSALQRRGSIRHILARHVEGASHMAEGYTRAKAGNIGVCIGTSGPAGTDMITGLYSAIADSIPILCITGQAPRARLYKEDFQAVDIEQIAKPVTKWAVTVREPGLVPRVFSQAFHIMRSGRPGPVLIDLPLDVQLAEIEFDDETYAPLPVYKPAATRKQVEKALEMLNAAERPLIVAGGGVINADASDLLVTFAEIVNVPVVPTLMGWGAIPDDHVLMAGMVGLQTSHRYGNANFLESDFVLGIGNRWANRHTGSLETYTKGRTFVHVDIEPTQIGRVFNPDLGIVSDAKAALEMFITVAREWRKAGKLRERQAWPAACGNRKRTMLRRSDFDQVPIKPQRVYHEMNKAFGRDTCYVSVIGLSQIGGAQFLSVNHPRHWINAGQAGPLGWTLPAALGVRAADPKREIVALSGDYDFQFLIEELAVGAQFNLPYIHVVVNNAYLGLIRQAQRGFSMDYQVQLSFENINAPEVGGYGVDHVAVAQGLGCKAIRVTDPRQAQAAFATAREWMAEYQVPVVVEFVLERVTNIAMGTEIDNVVEFEEVLDLPVDDTPVEPARTLQPA; encoded by the coding sequence ATGGCGAAGATGCGGGCAATCGATGCTGCGGTGCGGATCTTGGAGAAGGAGGGCGTCGCTTGCGCCTTCGGCGTTCCCGGTGCTGCGATCAATCCGCTGTATTCCGCGCTGCAACGGCGCGGCTCGATCCGCCACATTCTCGCCCGCCACGTCGAGGGCGCCTCGCACATGGCCGAAGGCTATACCCGCGCCAAGGCCGGCAATATCGGCGTGTGCATCGGCACGTCGGGGCCGGCCGGCACCGACATGATCACCGGGCTGTATTCGGCGATCGCTGACTCCATTCCGATCCTTTGCATCACCGGCCAGGCGCCGCGCGCGCGGCTCTACAAGGAGGATTTCCAGGCCGTCGACATCGAGCAGATCGCAAAGCCCGTGACGAAGTGGGCGGTGACGGTGCGCGAGCCCGGTCTCGTGCCGCGCGTGTTCAGCCAGGCCTTCCACATCATGCGCTCGGGCCGCCCGGGCCCGGTGCTGATCGATTTGCCGCTCGACGTGCAACTCGCCGAGATCGAGTTCGACGACGAGACCTACGCGCCGCTGCCGGTCTACAAGCCCGCCGCGACCCGCAAGCAGGTCGAGAAGGCGCTGGAGATGCTCAACGCCGCGGAGCGGCCGCTGATCGTCGCCGGCGGCGGCGTCATCAACGCCGATGCCAGCGATCTCCTCGTCACCTTCGCCGAGATCGTCAACGTGCCTGTTGTCCCGACCCTGATGGGGTGGGGCGCCATTCCCGATGATCATGTGCTGATGGCCGGCATGGTCGGCCTGCAGACCAGCCACCGCTATGGCAACGCGAACTTTCTTGAGTCCGATTTCGTGCTCGGCATCGGCAACCGCTGGGCCAACCGCCACACAGGTTCATTGGAGACCTACACCAAGGGCCGGACCTTCGTGCATGTCGATATCGAGCCGACCCAGATCGGCCGCGTGTTCAATCCCGATCTCGGCATCGTCTCCGATGCCAAGGCTGCGCTCGAGATGTTCATCACCGTGGCGCGCGAATGGCGCAAGGCGGGGAAACTGCGCGAGCGGCAGGCATGGCCCGCGGCGTGCGGGAATCGCAAGCGCACGATGCTCCGTCGCAGCGATTTCGACCAGGTGCCGATCAAGCCGCAGCGCGTCTATCACGAGATGAACAAGGCGTTCGGCCGCGACACCTGCTATGTCAGCGTCATCGGCCTGTCGCAGATCGGCGGCGCGCAGTTCCTCAGCGTCAATCATCCGCGCCACTGGATCAATGCGGGGCAGGCGGGCCCGCTCGGCTGGACCCTGCCGGCCGCGCTCGGCGTCCGCGCCGCCGATCCCAAGCGTGAGATCGTCGCGCTCTCCGGCGACTACGACTTTCAGTTCCTGATCGAGGAGCTCGCCGTCGGCGCCCAGTTCAATCTGCCCTACATCCATGTCGTCGTGAACAACGCCTATCTCGGCCTGATCCGCCAGGCGCAGCGTGGCTTCTCGATGGACTACCAGGTGCAGCTCTCGTTCGAGAACATCAACGCGCCGGAGGTCGGCGGCTACGGCGTCGACCACGTCGCAGTCGCGCAGGGACTCGGCTGCAAGGCCATCCGCGTCACCGATCCGCGCCAGGCGCAGGCAGCGTTTGCGACCGCGCGCGAATGGATGGCGGAGTATCAGGTGCCGGTCGTCGTGGAGTTCGTGCTCGAACGCGTCACCAACATCGCGATGGGCACGGAGATCGATAACGTCGTGGAGTTCGAGGAGGTGCTCGACCTGCCGGTCGACGACACGCCGGTCGAGCCGGCGCGCACGCTGCAGCCGGCCTGA
- the hyi gene encoding hydroxypyruvate isomerase: protein MPRFAANLTMLFNELPFMERFAAAKAAGFSGVEYLFPYDFDKAELREQLARHGLTQVLHNLPAGNWAAGERGIAILPDRVDDFRDGVRRAIEYAKALDCRQLNCLVGSAPDGADPRELNQTLVRNLRFAATALKAQGIKLLIEPINTLDIPGFYLNRTAQALQLISEVESDNLFVQYDVYHMQIMEGDLARTMQKHLARIGHIQLADNPGRHEPGTGEINYPFLFRHLDAIGYGGWIGCEYKPQTTTEAGLGWLTERAPVSTN, encoded by the coding sequence ATGCCGCGCTTCGCCGCCAATCTCACCATGCTTTTCAACGAGCTGCCGTTCATGGAGCGCTTCGCCGCCGCCAAGGCGGCCGGCTTCAGCGGTGTCGAATATCTATTCCCCTACGACTTCGACAAGGCCGAGCTGCGCGAGCAACTCGCCCGCCACGGCCTGACCCAGGTGCTGCACAATCTGCCGGCCGGCAACTGGGCCGCGGGTGAACGAGGCATCGCCATCCTGCCGGACCGTGTCGATGACTTCCGCGACGGCGTTCGTCGCGCGATCGAGTATGCAAAGGCACTCGACTGCCGCCAGCTCAACTGCCTCGTCGGGTCAGCGCCTGATGGCGCCGATCCGCGCGAGCTCAATCAGACGCTGGTGCGCAACCTCCGCTTCGCCGCGACCGCGCTGAAGGCGCAGGGCATCAAGCTCCTGATCGAGCCGATCAACACGCTCGACATTCCCGGCTTCTATCTCAACCGCACTGCCCAGGCGCTGCAGCTGATCTCCGAGGTCGAGTCCGACAATTTGTTCGTCCAATACGACGTCTACCACATGCAGATCATGGAGGGCGACCTCGCGCGCACCATGCAGAAGCATCTCGCCCGCATCGGCCACATCCAGCTCGCCGACAACCCCGGCCGCCACGAGCCTGGGACGGGCGAGATCAACTACCCCTTCCTGTTCCGCCACCTCGACGCCATCGGCTATGGCGGGTGGATCGGCTGCGAGTACAAGCCTCAGACGACGACGGAAGCGGGACTCGGCTGGCTGACGGAGCGCGCTCCCGTTTCCACGAACTGA
- a CDS encoding DUF1236 domain-containing protein, which translates to MRTRLAVSLIAGSLLASTAAFAQSTTVEGAANGAAAGGAVAGPVGAMVGGTVGAAVGAGLEIPNAVINSIDAERYPSVVVRERVVVGEPLPDTVELRPVPRYTEYRYAVVNDRRVIVDPRTRRVIKIIE; encoded by the coding sequence ATGAGGACCCGTCTTGCCGTTTCGCTGATCGCCGGCTCGCTGCTGGCGTCGACCGCTGCCTTCGCCCAGTCCACCACCGTCGAAGGCGCCGCCAATGGCGCGGCCGCTGGTGGTGCTGTTGCCGGTCCGGTTGGCGCCATGGTTGGCGGTACCGTCGGTGCGGCCGTCGGCGCTGGCCTGGAGATCCCGAATGCGGTGATCAACTCGATCGACGCCGAGCGTTATCCGTCCGTCGTGGTGCGTGAGCGCGTTGTGGTCGGCGAGCCGCTGCCGGATACGGTCGAGCTGCGGCCGGTGCCGCGCTACACCGAGTATCGCTATGCCGTGGTGAACGATCGCCGCGTGATCGTCGATCCGCGCACCCGCCGCGTCATCAAGATCATCGAGTGA
- a CDS encoding glutathione S-transferase family protein, protein MITIFGEGRGFRVVWLLEEMELPYRLRDVDLLAGVDNDAEFLAINPAGFIPAMQDGDVTMVESVAIMEYILARYGPTALAPAAQDAAFPAYQQFLHLGEAGLAASLYFVSGARHLAPESERDNWSARQAMGVFTTRMTLVTRQLERGPYMAGDAFTAADISVGYALEMARKNVGVAFDGAVQAYMTRLRARAGYRRALEACHATRRWWTS, encoded by the coding sequence ATGATCACAATCTTCGGAGAGGGCAGAGGCTTTCGGGTCGTCTGGCTGCTGGAGGAGATGGAGCTGCCGTACCGGCTCCGGGATGTGGATCTCCTGGCCGGGGTCGACAACGACGCTGAGTTCCTCGCGATCAATCCGGCCGGGTTCATCCCGGCGATGCAGGACGGCGATGTCACGATGGTCGAGTCGGTCGCCATCATGGAGTACATCCTGGCGCGGTATGGGCCGACGGCGCTGGCGCCGGCAGCTCAGGATGCGGCGTTTCCAGCCTATCAGCAGTTTCTTCACCTCGGCGAGGCCGGCCTCGCCGCCTCGCTTTATTTCGTGTCGGGCGCCCGGCATCTCGCGCCGGAGAGCGAGCGCGACAATTGGAGCGCGCGTCAGGCGATGGGCGTGTTCACTACCCGAATGACCCTGGTGACGCGACAGCTGGAGCGCGGACCCTACATGGCCGGCGATGCATTCACCGCGGCGGACATTTCCGTCGGCTACGCGCTCGAAATGGCCCGGAAGAACGTCGGCGTCGCGTTCGACGGGGCGGTGCAGGCGTACATGACCCGGTTGCGAGCCCGTGCCGGCTATCGGCGCGCCTTGGAGGCGTGCCACGCCACGCGGCGCTGGTGGACTAGCTAG
- a CDS encoding VanZ family protein — translation MKIVIRLSAWLLAAAVAFATLGPPKYRPHSHLGQDGEHALAFILVGLAFGLAYRGHRLLTAAIAVILIGALELAQFVAPGRHARLEDFIVDAAAACAGFGLAAAIDWLIRQLRPQAA, via the coding sequence ATGAAGATCGTCATTCGCCTGTCAGCCTGGCTGCTCGCCGCAGCGGTCGCGTTCGCAACGCTCGGACCACCGAAATATCGGCCGCATTCCCATCTCGGGCAGGATGGCGAGCACGCCCTTGCCTTCATTCTGGTCGGGCTTGCGTTCGGCCTTGCCTATCGCGGCCACCGGCTGCTGACGGCCGCGATCGCAGTCATCCTGATCGGAGCCCTCGAGCTCGCCCAATTCGTGGCGCCCGGACGGCACGCGCGTCTGGAGGATTTCATCGTCGACGCTGCGGCGGCCTGCGCAGGCTTTGGTCTCGCTGCGGCCATCGACTGGCTCATCCGGCAGCTCCGCCCGCAGGCGGCGTGA
- the arr gene encoding NAD(+)--rifampin ADP-ribosyltransferase, giving the protein MSHVATVFAQSFFHGTRADLRPGDLIAVGYPSNFTEAEPLSWVYFTATLDAAIWGAELAAGDGRERIYVVEPTGPIVDDPNLTDKKFPGNPTRSFRSRAPLRVLAEVVGWHGHAPDAVKNMKEGVARAMVEGRGLID; this is encoded by the coding sequence ATGTCACATGTTGCGACCGTTTTTGCTCAATCCTTCTTTCACGGCACGCGCGCCGATTTGAGGCCCGGTGATCTGATTGCCGTTGGCTATCCCTCCAACTTCACCGAGGCGGAGCCGCTGTCCTGGGTCTACTTCACGGCGACACTGGATGCGGCGATCTGGGGCGCGGAGCTTGCCGCAGGTGATGGACGTGAAAGGATCTACGTCGTGGAGCCGACCGGGCCGATCGTCGATGATCCGAACCTGACCGACAAGAAGTTCCCGGGGAATCCGACGCGCTCGTTTCGATCGCGCGCGCCGCTGCGCGTTCTTGCCGAGGTCGTCGGTTGGCACGGGCACGCGCCGGATGCGGTGAAGAACATGAAGGAGGGCGTTGCGCGGGCGATGGTCGAGGGGCGGGGCCTCATCGATTGA
- a CDS encoding IclR family transcriptional regulator: MIRRKTIEPRADAAAEPRDGGVQSVGRALQILEILAEDDEGYRLSDLAVRAGLSTSTVHRLLTTLEKRRFVQFDRMESKWHVGAQSFAVGATFTRRRNFVALAIPYLRRLRDQSRETANLAVVDDESLMVLLRLDSREIMRSLTKVGGRLAMVASGMGKAVLATYSDDDVNGIIHRQGMPRLTEKSIIRASDLFRELETIRRQGYAVDDEEARLGLRCIAAVVHDSCREPLAAISISGLASRLTEDRVPVVGGMVRDIAAELTAALGGAVSVDTPARCQPD, translated from the coding sequence GTGATCCGTCGCAAGACGATCGAGCCACGCGCAGATGCCGCGGCCGAGCCCCGCGACGGCGGCGTCCAATCCGTCGGCCGCGCTTTGCAGATCCTGGAAATTCTCGCCGAGGACGACGAAGGCTATCGCCTCAGCGATCTCGCGGTCCGTGCCGGGCTCTCCACCTCCACCGTCCACCGCCTGCTGACGACCCTGGAGAAGCGCCGCTTCGTCCAGTTCGACCGCATGGAATCCAAATGGCACGTCGGCGCGCAGAGCTTTGCCGTCGGCGCCACCTTCACCCGCCGGCGCAACTTCGTCGCGCTCGCCATCCCCTATCTGCGACGGCTGCGTGATCAGTCGCGCGAGACCGCCAACCTCGCCGTCGTCGACGATGAATCCTTGATGGTGCTGCTGCGGCTGGACAGCCGCGAGATCATGCGCTCGCTGACCAAGGTCGGCGGCCGCCTCGCGATGGTCGCCTCCGGCATGGGCAAGGCGGTGCTCGCGACCTATTCCGACGACGACGTCAACGGCATCATCCACCGCCAGGGCATGCCGCGCCTGACCGAGAAGTCCATCATCCGCGCCAGCGACCTGTTTCGCGAATTGGAGACCATCCGACGCCAGGGCTACGCCGTCGACGACGAGGAGGCGAGGCTCGGCCTGCGCTGCATCGCCGCCGTCGTCCACGATTCCTGCCGCGAGCCCCTGGCAGCGATCTCGATCTCGGGCCTCGCGAGCCGGCTGACGGAGGATCGGGTGCCGGTGGTCGGCGGAATGGTGCGGGATATCGCTGCGGAACTGACGGCGGCGCTGGGGGGCGCGGTGTCAGTGGACACACCTGCCAGATGTCAGCCCGATTGA
- a CDS encoding thiamine pyrophosphate-binding protein, with translation MPTDADAARSPSAPSWPDIILRTFKRNEITLAPYVPDRVLTPLIQGLHDDPFFTTFATAREEEAVGILAGAWMGGRRGALLMQTSGFATLANALASLVVPCQIPLIMIVSERGTLGEFNLGQSLVCRTMRPVLDALAMEHHTMTRLDELEFTVDRSIKQAVATQAPVALILSPLLTGGKVFA, from the coding sequence ATGCCCACTGACGCCGATGCGGCGCGATCCCCCTCCGCGCCGAGCTGGCCCGACATCATCCTGCGCACCTTCAAGCGCAACGAGATCACGCTCGCCCCCTACGTTCCCGACCGCGTGCTGACGCCGCTGATCCAAGGCCTCCACGACGACCCGTTCTTCACCACCTTCGCCACCGCGCGCGAGGAGGAAGCGGTCGGTATCCTCGCCGGCGCCTGGATGGGCGGGCGGCGCGGCGCGCTGCTGATGCAGACCTCCGGCTTCGCGACCCTAGCGAATGCGCTCGCCTCGCTGGTCGTGCCCTGCCAGATCCCGCTGATCATGATCGTCTCCGAGCGCGGCACGCTCGGCGAGTTCAATCTCGGCCAGTCGCTGGTGTGCCGGACGATGCGGCCGGTGCTCGATGCCTTGGCGATGGAGCACCACACCATGACCCGGCTCGACGAGCTCGAATTCACCGTCGACCGCTCGATCAAGCAGGCGGTGGCGACGCAGGCGCCGGTGGCGCTGATCCTGTCACCCCTGCTCACCGGCGGAAAGGTGTTCGCATGA